Part of the Streptomyces sp. WMMC500 genome is shown below.
GGCGAAGGCACCTACCCGCTGGAGGCCTCGCTCACCTGGGAGGTCCACTGGACCGCCTCGGCAGACCCGGACGGCCCGCCCGAGCAGGGGGACCCGCAGTTGCCCGACGGCCAGTCCTCCGGGACGTACGACGTGACCGTCAAGGAGATCCAGACGGTCGTACGCTGACCGCCGCCGCGCGGCGGCCGGTGCGGTGGGCCCGCACCGGCCGCGCCGCCGCCCGCGGCCCGTCGCGGGCTACTTCACCGCGCCGGCGGTGAGTCCGGACTGCACCTGGCGCTGGAAGATGATGTACACGACGAGGATCGGCAGCGCCGCCATCACCAGCCCCGCGAAGAGCCTGCCGTAGTCGGAGCGGTAGCCGGCCTGGGCGAAGAGCAGTCCGATGCCCTGGGTGAGCACGTAGTCGTCCTCGTTGCCCTGGTTGAGCGCGAAGGGCAGCACGTACTGGTTCCAGTGCCCGAGGAAGTTGAAGATGCCCACGCTGATCAGGCCGGGTTTCGCCATGGGCAGCATCACCTGGAAGAAGATCCGGGTGTGGGAGGCGCCGTCGATCTCCGCGGCCTCGGAGACGGACGAGGGCAGCGTGCGGAAGAACGTGGTCATGAAGAAGATCGTGAACGGCATGGAGTAGGCGATGTACACCATGATCAGCCCGTGCCGGGTGTCGAGCAGCGACAGGTTCTTCATGACGAAGAACAGCGGCACGAGCGCCATCACCACGGGGAAGGCCATGCCGCCGACGAAGGTGAAGTAGACGACGCGCGCGCCCTTGAAGTCGAACCGGGCGAGCACGTACGCCGCCATCGACCCGAAAAGCATGGTCAGCGGCACGGAGATGGCCACGATGACGAGGGAGTTCGCGGCGTACCGGCCGATGCGCGCCCGGCTCCAGGCGTTGGACCAGTTCGCCCAGTCGATGCTGCTGGGCAGCGCCCACGGGTTGGCCAGGATGTCGCCCGAGTCCTTCAGGGCGTTCATCAGGGCCCAGACCAGCGGGCCGGCGGCCAGCACGGTCCACAGGATGAGGAACCCGTGCGAGAAGACGTTGAGTACGGCGCCCTCGATCCGCTTGCGCGGCTCCAGCAGCGGCGACCGCGACGAGTCGTCCGCCTGGTCCGCCGTGTCGAGCGCGGCGGGGCGGTCGGTGGGTTCCGCAGTGGTCATGACCTGGCCTTCCGGATCGTGCTCGGCACTCGATGCTCCGTACTCATCGCTCAGTACTCGTCGCTCAGTACTCGATGCGGTCGCGGCGACGGCCGACGGACAGCGCGGCCACTGCAAGGATCATGGTGAGGATGAAGAGCGCGACGCCCATCGCCGCGCCCCGGCCGGCCTGCAACTGGCCGAAGCCGGTGTTCCAGAGGTAGACGCCGAGCACCATGGTGGAGTCGTCGGGTCCGCCCGGTCCCTGGGTGATGATGTTGACGACGGCGAACGACTCCGCGCCGAGGGCCATGATCCCCATGTACACCCAGCCGGTCTGCACGGTGTCCCGGATGAGCGGCAGGGTGATGCGGAAGAAGGTCGCCGCCCGGCCCGCGCCGTCCAGCAGGGCGGATTCGTAGATCTCCTTGGGGATCTGCCCGATGGCCGCGGAGAACAGGACCACGAAGAAGCCGACCATGGCCCAGCACATCACGATCATCACGGCCCACAGGGCGAACTTCGAGTCCGCCAGCCAGCCGCCGTTCGGCGAGAGCGACGCGGGCAGGACGGGGTCGAGCAGCCCGACGTCGGGCTTGAAGATGTAGCCCCACAGCGCCGCGATCACCGCGATGGACAGCGCCTGCGGAAAGAAGTACACGATCTTGTACGTCTTGGCACCGCGGACCCCGGATACGGCCTCGCCCCCCTTGTGCCGGCCGCCGACGGTGACCATGAAGGCGAAGAACAGCCCGAGGGTGAGCGTCACGAACGGGACGGCGAGGGCGAGGATCAGGTTGTTG
Proteins encoded:
- a CDS encoding carbohydrate ABC transporter permease: MTTAEPTDRPAALDTADQADDSSRSPLLEPRKRIEGAVLNVFSHGFLILWTVLAAGPLVWALMNALKDSGDILANPWALPSSIDWANWSNAWSRARIGRYAANSLVIVAISVPLTMLFGSMAAYVLARFDFKGARVVYFTFVGGMAFPVVMALVPLFFVMKNLSLLDTRHGLIMVYIAYSMPFTIFFMTTFFRTLPSSVSEAAEIDGASHTRIFFQVMLPMAKPGLISVGIFNFLGHWNQYVLPFALNQGNEDDYVLTQGIGLLFAQAGYRSDYGRLFAGLVMAALPILVVYIIFQRQVQSGLTAGAVK
- a CDS encoding sugar ABC transporter permease, which codes for MTDDGRVATKAGDPGEAAGQPVPEKPRKTSFRSSPRYRTFVKYRFVTGFLAVPLGLYAVFVISPFVQTFYYSLTDWTGVSSDFNMVGFENYSRLLDDSTFWAAVRNNLILALAVPFVTLTLGLFFAFMVTVGGRHKGGEAVSGVRGAKTYKIVYFFPQALSIAVIAALWGYIFKPDVGLLDPVLPASLSPNGGWLADSKFALWAVMIVMCWAMVGFFVVLFSAAIGQIPKEIYESALLDGAGRAATFFRITLPLIRDTVQTGWVYMGIMALGAESFAVVNIITQGPGGPDDSTMVLGVYLWNTGFGQLQAGRGAAMGVALFILTMILAVAALSVGRRRDRIEY